The Sylvia atricapilla isolate bSylAtr1 chromosome 5, bSylAtr1.pri, whole genome shotgun sequence genome includes a window with the following:
- the SLC38A4 gene encoding sodium-coupled neutral amino acid transporter 4 has product MDRMELQKVNIEPDDQSNSGESLEDNYTEPADSEKAAISSPFASDDAESQKFLTNGYLDKKKLEDYNEEYHSGRTSFGMSSFNLSNAIMGSGILGLSYAMANTGIILFIILLLSVAILSLYSVHLLLKISKEGGSLIYEKLGAKAFGWPGKCGVFIAVTMQNIGAMSSYLFIIKYELPEVIRAFMKLEENSGEWYLNGNYLVILVTVVVILPLSLLKSLGYLGYTSGFSLTCMVFFVSVVIFKKSQIPCPLPIMDHGVENWTATNSTVPMHLVMLPNGSLSSGVNFMMDNTAGHFPSLEEPKDTSPKSSVEYEAHSDHSDKCQPKYFVFNSRTAYAIPILAFAFVCHPEVLPIYSELKDRSRKRMQNVSNISITGMLIMYLLAALFGYLTFYGEVEDELLHTYTKVYTFDTLLLSVRLAVLVAVTLTVPLVLFPIRSSISALLFPKRPFSWIRHFLIAAVILAFNNLLVIFVPTIKDIFGFIGASSATMLIFILPGAFYLRIVKKEPLRSPQKIGALIFLIVGIIFMIVSMTLIVMDWIYNPPSMRHH; this is encoded by the exons ATGGATCGCATGGAGCTGCAAAAAGTCAACATCGAACCTGATGACCAGAGCAACAGTGGGGAAAGCCTTGAAGACAACTACACAGAGCCGGCTGACTCGGAAAAGGCTGCAATTAGCAG TCCGTTTGCTAGTGATGATGCAGAAAGTCAGAAGTTCCTTACAAATGGATATctagataaaaagaaattggaagACTACAATGAAGAATAT CACAGTGGTAGAACCTCCTTTGGAATGTCCTCGTTCAACCTCAGCAATGCCATTATGGGCAGTGGTATCTTAGGGCTCTCCTATGCCATGGCCAACACAGGAATTATCCTTTTCAT AATTTTGCTGCTCAGCGTAGCAATATTGTCACTCTACTCGGTCCACCTTTTACTGAAGATATCAAAAGAAGGAG gatcaTTAATATATGAAAAGCTGGGAGCAAAGGCATTTGGCTGGCCTGGGAAATGTGGTGTTTTCATTGCAGTCACAATGCAGAATATTGGAG caatgtCAAGCTACCtctttattattaaatatgaaCTTCCTGAAGTCATCAGAGCATTTATGAAACTTGAGGAGAATTCTGG AGAATGGTACCTTAATGGGAACTACCTTGTCATACTTGTAACTGTTGTGGTCattcttcccctctcccttctAAAAAGCTTAG GTTATCTTGGTTATACGAGTGGGTTTTCGTTGACCTGTATGGTTTTCTTTGTCAGTGTG GTGATCTTCAAGAAATCCCAAATACCCTGTCCTCTTCCCATCATGGACCATGGGGTTGAAAACTGGACTGCCACCAACAGCACGGTGCCAATGCACCTGGTCATGTTACCAAATGGGTCACTCAGTTCTGGTGTGAATTTCATGATGGATAACACAGCTGGGCACTTCCCAAGCCTTGAGGAGCCAAAAGATACCTCCCCGAAAAGCAGTGTAGAATACGAAGCACACAGCGACCATAGTGACAAGTGCCAGCCAAAATACTTTGTGTTTAATTCACGG ACTGCCTATGCAATACCCATCCTGGCATTTGCATTCGTATGCCACCCTGAGGTGCTACCAATATACAGTGAACTCAAAGA TCGCTCCCGAAAGCGGATGCAGAATGTCTCAAATATCTCCATCACTGGCATGCTTATCATGTATCTTCTGGCTGCCCTCTTTGGATATCTCACCTTCTATG GAGAAGTTGAAGATGAGCTACTTCATACATACACCAAAGTCTACACCTTTGACACCCTTTTGCTGTCAGTTcgcctggcagtgctggtggctgtaACCCTGACTGTGCCCCTCGTCCTTTTCCCT ATCCGTTCATCTATCAGTGCATTGCTGTTTCCCAAAAGACCATTCAGCTGGATAAGACATTTCCTGATTGCAGCAGTAATTTTGGCTTTTAATAATCTGCTAGTAATTTTTGTCCCAACtattaaagacatttttggATTTATCG GAGCCTCTTCTGCTACAATGTTGATTTTCATCCTCCCTGGCGCCTTCTACCTGCGAATTGTTAAGAAGGAACCCCTGAGGTCTCCCCAGAAAATTGGG GCTCTAATTTTCCTCATAGTTGGTATAATCTTCATGATTGTGAGTATGACTCTTATTGTAATGGACTGGATTTACAATCCCCCAAGTATGAGACATCATTAA